From Nicotiana tabacum cultivar K326 chromosome 20, ASM71507v2, whole genome shotgun sequence, one genomic window encodes:
- the LOC107826133 gene encoding uncharacterized protein LOC107826133 isoform X2, with translation MSMSESTVDESEISPNDLVGKVLGKEHPGRVRCLGLGATPSNTFKEINLRLGNIRIVSNNVGCSSSGCQEKYNQLMNTLKAYMIMKERSIPEQFAGIFASPPTTPSNAANRPVSPTDARRSSGARNPSDSH, from the exons ATGT CAAtgagtgaaagtacagtggatgAGTCTGAAATTTCTCCAAATGACCTTGTTGGTAAGGTGCTAGGCAAAGAACATCCTGGAAGGGTGAGATGTTTGGGATTAGGAGCTACTCCAAGCAATACTTTCAAAGAGATAAATCTTCGTCTTGGTAATATTAGAATTGTGAGTAATAATGTTGGATGTTCTTCTTCTGGATGCCAAGAGAAGTATAATCAATTGATGAATACTCTCAAAGCATACATGATAATGAAGGAAAGGTCAATACCAGAACAATTTGCTGGAATCTTTGCATCTCCTCCTACAACG CCAAGTAATGCAGCTAATAGACCCGTTTCACCGACGGATGCTAGAAGGTCTTCTGGCGCTAGAAATCCTAGTGACAGCCATTGA
- the LOC107826133 gene encoding uncharacterized protein LOC107826133 isoform X3, protein MSESTVDESEISPNDLVGKVLGKEHPGRVRCLGLGATPSNTFKEINLRLGNIRIVSNNVGCSSSGCQEKYNQLMNTLKAYMIMKERSIPEQFAGIFASPPTTPSNAANRPVSPTDARRSSGARNPSDSH, encoded by the exons AtgagtgaaagtacagtggatgAGTCTGAAATTTCTCCAAATGACCTTGTTGGTAAGGTGCTAGGCAAAGAACATCCTGGAAGGGTGAGATGTTTGGGATTAGGAGCTACTCCAAGCAATACTTTCAAAGAGATAAATCTTCGTCTTGGTAATATTAGAATTGTGAGTAATAATGTTGGATGTTCTTCTTCTGGATGCCAAGAGAAGTATAATCAATTGATGAATACTCTCAAAGCATACATGATAATGAAGGAAAGGTCAATACCAGAACAATTTGCTGGAATCTTTGCATCTCCTCCTACAACG CCAAGTAATGCAGCTAATAGACCCGTTTCACCGACGGATGCTAGAAGGTCTTCTGGCGCTAGAAATCCTAGTGACAGCCATTGA
- the LOC107826133 gene encoding uncharacterized protein LOC107826133 isoform X1: MDNVPTAKTGSKPGRAQLYLATHTKKDGSYVNEEAKEICVLGKEHPGRVRCLGLGATPSNTFKEINLRLGNIRIVSNNVGCSSSGCQEKYNQLMNTLKAYMIMKERSIPEQFAGIFASPPTTPSNAANRPVSPTDARRSSGARNPSDSH; the protein is encoded by the exons ATGGATAATGTTCCG ACGGCTAAGACAGGAAGTAAGCCTGGACGAGCACAACTTTATCTTGCTACACATACGAAAAAAGATGGATCATATGTAAATGAGGAGGCAAAAGAAATATGT GTGCTAGGCAAAGAACATCCTGGAAGGGTGAGATGTTTGGGATTAGGAGCTACTCCAAGCAATACTTTCAAAGAGATAAATCTTCGTCTTGGTAATATTAGAATTGTGAGTAATAATGTTGGATGTTCTTCTTCTGGATGCCAAGAGAAGTATAATCAATTGATGAATACTCTCAAAGCATACATGATAATGAAGGAAAGGTCAATACCAGAACAATTTGCTGGAATCTTTGCATCTCCTCCTACAACG CCAAGTAATGCAGCTAATAGACCCGTTTCACCGACGGATGCTAGAAGGTCTTCTGGCGCTAGAAATCCTAGTGACAGCCATTGA